CAATGACATCGCTAGGCTTTTTCAACACCCTGATAAAGGAAATCCTTACTTGTTCATCGTTGCCTGAATAGAGACAACGTTATAATACTTCCGGATTGCCTCTGCCAAACATGAAGCATAAGATTTCACTCTTTTGGCGCGGAAAACTCCGCCCGGTCCTGCGGAGGACCGCAGCGTCGATCCTCCGCGTGTTGCCGATTCCCACGACCGCCGGCGGGATTCCGACGAAGGTGATTTGGGATGCGGCGGAATGGATCCGCGAAACCGAGAGGCGCCGCCCATCGCCGGACGGCAAGCCGCGGAATTGGCAGGTGAAGGTGCGGGATGCGGAGGAGATCGCCGGGCCGCCACCGCGGTCGATTGAATCGCCCATTCCTCAAATATTTGAAAAATACGCACGGGTAAAATATCCGGAGCTGACCGTGACCGCCGTCCGCCGGGGCCGGGTCGCCACCTCGGAAGGAACGGTGCTTTCACCGGACGACCGGGTCTTCGACCAGTTTACGCATACCTGGGGCGATCCGATTTGGAAGAACAAGGTTTTCCAAAAACCGGGACTGGGCCGCCTGCGGCGCCGGGAAGGGACGTGGGCGACCCTGGTCGTGCCCGCCGCCCAAGTCAACGTGGGGCATTGGCTGATGGACGGCGTGATTCGGCTTTCGGTGTTGGAGGCGGCGGGAGCCGCAGGGCAGGCGAACTTCATTGTCCCCGAAATGCTAGAGAAGAACCTCGAGCCGCTGGAGGCGCTGGGCTACGGACCGGAACGGTGCGCCGGGTTGGATGAGGGCTATTGGGAGGCGGACAGCCTGCTCATCCCTTCCTATCTGTCGACTCCCGGATTCATCCGTCCGTGGGGAG
The DNA window shown above is from Anaerolineales bacterium and carries:
- a CDS encoding glycosyltransferase family 61 protein, giving the protein MKHKISLFWRGKLRPVLRRTAASILRVLPIPTTAGGIPTKVIWDAAEWIRETERRRPSPDGKPRNWQVKVRDAEEIAGPPPRSIESPIPQIFEKYARVKYPELTVTAVRRGRVATSEGTVLSPDDRVFDQFTHTWGDPIWKNKVFQKPGLGRLRRREGTWATLVVPAAQVNVGHWLMDGVIRLSVLEAAGAAGQANFIVPEMLEKNLEPLEALGYGPERCAGLDEGYWEADSLLIPSYLSTPGFIRPWGVRWLRNRLGVEDRPAGQRRLWISRCRARYRRLWNEEDLWPILERAGFEKVELESLPFRSQVDLLAQAGAVAGPHGAGMTDLLFAPRGIPVLEVFPPEFINPVFYSMANSLDQEYYFLTGYSPAEDRNAEGARDLDHFRLDPQKLTVSLKRMGLFD